A genome region from Urocitellus parryii isolate mUroPar1 chromosome X, mUroPar1.hap1, whole genome shotgun sequence includes the following:
- the LOC113197085 gene encoding ubiquitin-conjugating enzyme E2 L3-like → MEESQRLYLKLEKIWRYGIKNFPNIQGDETNFLTWQGFIVPDNPPYDKRDFRIEINFPAKYPFKPLKITFKIKIYHPIIHEKGKICLSVITAEN, encoded by the exons ATGGAAGAAAGCCAAAGGTTATATCTGAAGCTAGAAAAGATATGGA GATATGGAATAAAAAACTTCCCTAACATTCAGGGTGATGAAACTAATTTTTTGACTTGGCAAGGGTTTATTGTTCCTGACAATCCTCCATATGATAAGAGGGACTTCAGAATTGAAATCAACTTTCCAGCCAAATACCCATTCAAACCACTGAagatcacatttaaaataaagatctacCACCCAATCATCCATGAAAAAGGGAAGATCTGCCTGTCAGTGATTACTGCTGAGAACTAG